In a single window of the Hydrogenobaculum sp. 3684 genome:
- the cas5 gene encoding CRISPR-associated protein Cas5, producing MLRLEIRQESAHFRIPTVGNPFLSYPLPPPSTVYGFLRAITNYESINFENTKLSIQGTYKGVSFEKERLVLRTKTETKTNIIPIQKLHQCSWVVHIKSSEEFENKIINALKNTSRILSLGRREDLIIDFNAFRVEEKPLDKSKKIAQKTTKIYKAWNENEDIKEGSIFRMALDTIVNENKEIIAYKQISLIYMGVKNLIPSQFYDKKQHSKTYDGEYLIEWII from the coding sequence ATGCTTAGGTTAGAAATACGTCAAGAGAGTGCACACTTTAGGATCCCTACTGTAGGTAATCCTTTTTTAAGCTATCCTTTGCCTCCTCCTTCAACAGTTTATGGTTTTCTAAGAGCTATTACAAACTATGAAAGTATAAATTTTGAAAATACAAAACTTTCTATTCAAGGAACTTACAAAGGTGTCTCTTTTGAAAAGGAAAGGCTTGTTTTGCGAACTAAAACTGAAACAAAAACAAATATAATACCAATACAAAAACTTCACCAATGCAGTTGGGTAGTGCATATCAAGTCTTCTGAAGAGTTTGAAAACAAGATAATAAACGCTCTTAAAAACACTTCAAGGATTTTAAGCCTTGGAAGAAGAGAAGATTTAATAATAGATTTTAACGCCTTTAGAGTTGAAGAAAAACCGCTTGATAAATCAAAGAAAATAGCACAAAAAACTACAAAAATTTATAAAGCATGGAATGAGAATGAAGATATAAAAGAAGGTAGTATCTTCAGGATGGCTTTAGACACCATTGTAAATGAAAACAAGGAAATAATTGCTTATAAACAAATAAGTTTAATTTATATGGGTGTAAAAAATTTAATTCCATCTCAATTTTACGATAAGAAACAACATTCTAAGACCTACGATGGGGAATATTTGATCGAGTGGATAATTTAG
- a CDS encoding CRISPR-associated helicase/endonuclease Cas3: MDNLENSLKEHLKNYFAKSDRETTLEKHINDLLDQFRIFLDRYPNVLNEREKMLLEKAIEYHDYGKLNKLFQDKMKQPTRRDDIVPHQFLSPLFLISRENKLSDKDLLIIVYSIVNHHQRGQDKYLEKIENGVNRLFTEMESCFSMFFQHIGFKGLSKDTKERYKDCLHEIATNIKPIEILNKMLYEGNEFIKTLIKVSGLLIRIDHAASGDGMEIEEPCLEGDREEIFLNYLKKLKKDNNVSLKRFQQRFKDCENTVLVADTGLGKTGLAFLWSRRKMFYVLPNRTSTNAMYETFKQIAGEDKVGLLHSTSMFYIYEKSKEDVDYTILRDHDNTKNLSKPITVNTADQLFEAVFKYPTYEKIYATLSYSDVVIDEIQGFDPAQIVPIIKQIKETTKLGTRYLIMTATLPGIVKEKFEELGFNVVVDDPDTIDKTKRHKVCFVEKSILSDIESIVKKAKENKHVLVILNTVSEAQNIYKKLRDSYENVKLLHSRFIWKDRIEREQQIQKDYKHNEGVIWVTTQLVEASLDIDFDVLFTEIAPADSLIQRMGRVHRHKKHDYLGDYNVYIYTEVDEKKTSRIYEKVLRDKSIELIKENLDKEDYLNSYSKRKIVETLYSEEFLKRINSKYLEKWKRIEEILNSKWENVFKTAQEMFRDIFTVEVVPYMFKEIVQGLEKDYYNTKKINDEQKRKIERVGILKQINDYKVPIPLYWWLSQNKSKFEYYSRLGIKILGKEFEYDSDLGIIINKETLQNSYVDEDIFI, encoded by the coding sequence GTGGATAATTTAGAAAATTCCTTGAAAGAACATCTCAAAAATTATTTTGCTAAAAGCGATAGGGAAACAACTTTAGAAAAACATATAAATGACTTACTTGATCAATTTAGGATATTTTTGGATAGATATCCAAATGTATTAAATGAAAGAGAGAAAATGTTGTTAGAAAAAGCTATTGAATATCATGATTATGGTAAGTTGAATAAACTATTTCAGGATAAAATGAAACAACCTACTCGACGCGACGATATAGTACCGCATCAATTTTTGTCCCCTTTATTTTTGATATCCCGTGAAAATAAGTTAAGTGACAAAGACTTACTTATAATAGTATATTCTATTGTTAATCACCACCAACGGGGACAAGATAAATATTTAGAAAAAATAGAGAATGGTGTAAATCGTTTATTTACGGAAATGGAGAGTTGTTTTTCAATGTTTTTTCAACATATAGGTTTTAAAGGATTATCTAAAGACACAAAAGAGCGATATAAAGATTGTCTTCACGAAATAGCGACAAACATAAAACCTATAGAAATCTTAAACAAAATGCTTTATGAAGGTAATGAATTTATAAAAACTCTGATAAAAGTAAGCGGGCTTCTTATAAGAATAGATCATGCTGCATCTGGTGATGGTATGGAAATAGAGGAACCTTGTTTAGAGGGTGATAGAGAAGAGATATTCTTAAACTATCTTAAAAAACTTAAAAAAGATAACAATGTTTCACTAAAAAGATTTCAACAACGTTTTAAAGACTGTGAAAATACAGTTTTAGTAGCAGATACTGGGCTTGGGAAAACTGGTCTAGCTTTTCTCTGGTCAAGGAGAAAAATGTTTTATGTGCTGCCAAATAGAACTTCCACAAATGCAATGTATGAAACTTTTAAGCAAATAGCTGGAGAAGATAAGGTAGGACTTTTACACTCTACAAGTATGTTTTATATTTATGAGAAAAGTAAAGAAGATGTGGATTATACAATACTTAGAGATCATGACAATACAAAGAATCTTTCAAAGCCTATTACAGTCAATACAGCGGATCAACTTTTTGAAGCGGTTTTTAAATACCCTACCTATGAGAAAATCTATGCTACTTTAAGCTATTCTGATGTAGTAATAGACGAAATTCAAGGTTTTGATCCTGCACAAATTGTTCCAATTATAAAACAAATAAAAGAAACAACCAAGTTAGGCACCAGATATCTTATAATGACCGCAACGCTTCCTGGAATAGTCAAAGAAAAATTTGAAGAATTAGGCTTTAATGTGGTAGTAGACGATCCCGATACCATAGATAAAACAAAAAGGCATAAAGTATGTTTTGTAGAGAAAAGCATACTTTCGGATATTGAGAGTATTGTTAAAAAGGCTAAAGAGAATAAACACGTTTTAGTTATACTTAATACGGTAAGTGAAGCGCAAAATATTTATAAGAAGTTAAGAGATTCTTATGAGAATGTAAAGCTATTGCACAGCAGATTTATATGGAAAGACAGAATTGAAAGAGAGCAACAAATTCAAAAAGACTATAAACATAATGAAGGTGTAATATGGGTTACTACGCAGTTGGTAGAGGCGTCCCTTGATATAGATTTTGATGTGCTCTTTACCGAGATTGCACCGGCAGATAGCCTTATTCAAAGAATGGGAAGAGTACACAGGCACAAAAAACATGATTACTTGGGAGACTACAACGTTTATATTTATACAGAAGTTGATGAGAAGAAAACGTCTCGTATATATGAAAAAGTGTTAAGAGATAAAAGCATAGAGCTTATAAAAGAAAATTTAGACAAGGAAGATTATCTAAACTCCTATTCAAAAAGGAAAATAGTGGAAACTTTATACTCAGAAGAGTTTTTGAAAAGAATAAATAGCAAATATCTTGAAAAATGGAAAAGGATTGAAGAAATCCTTAATTCTAAATGGGAAAATGTATTCAAGACAGCTCAAGAGATGTTTAGAGATATATTTACCGTTGAGGTTGTTCCATATATGTTTAAAGAAATTGTACAGGGATTGGAAAAAGATTATTATAATACAAAGAAAATAAATGATGAACAAAAAAGAAAGATAGAAAGAGTAGGTATCCTAAAACAAATTAACGATTACAAGGTTCCTATACCACTATATTGGTGGCTTTCACAGAATAAATCTAAATTCGAATATTATTCTAGATTAGGCATAAAAATATTGGGTAAGGAATTTGAATATGACTCTGACTTAGGCATAATAATAAATAAAGAGACTTTGCAAAACTCCTATGTCGATGAGGATATTTTTATATGA